In Triticum aestivum cultivar Chinese Spring chromosome 5B, IWGSC CS RefSeq v2.1, whole genome shotgun sequence, the following proteins share a genomic window:
- the LOC123110487 gene encoding histone H2B.2 yields the protein MAPKAEKKPAAKKPAEEEPAAEKAAEKAPAAKKPKAEKRLPAGKTASKEAGGEAKTRGRKKGSKAKKSVETYKIYIFKVLKQVHPDIGISSKAMSIMNSFINDIFEKLAAEAAKLARYNKKPTITSREIQTSVRLVLPGELAKHAVSEGTKAVTKFTSS from the coding sequence ATGGCCCCCAAGGCGGAGAAGAAGCCGGCGGCGAAGAAGCCCGCGGAGGAGGAGCCCGCGGCGGAGAAGGCGGCCGAGAAGGCCCCGGCGGCGAAGAAGCCCAAGGCGGAGAAGCGGCTGCCGGCGGGCAAGACGGCGTCcaaggaggccggcggcgaggcgaaGACGAGGGGCCGGAAGAAGGGCAGCAAGGcgaagaagagcgtggagacgtacaagatctacatcttcaaggtgctgaagcaggtgcacCCCGACATCGGCATCTCCTCCAAGGCCATGTCcatcatgaactccttcatcaacgacatcttcgagaagctcgccgccgaggccgccaagctCGCCCGCTACAACAAGAAGCCCACCATCACCTCCCGGGAGATCCAGACCTCCGTCCGCCTCGTCCTCCCCGGGGAGCTCGCCAAGCACGCCGTCTCCGAGGGCACCAAGGCCgtcaccaagttcacctcctcctAG